The region TTTTGAAGACCTGATGCAAATTGCTGGTTATGGGATGTTACATGTTACATGGTAACATCCCATAGAATCTAATCAACATTGACCTTTTTTGTTATTTGGAGATAAAACTTTCAAAACAgacaatgtgatatgtgtttgaacatgactgaagtatTTCTCTATTTTGATCCCAACCTCACTGTAGCTGCCACTCTGGGAAGGTTTACATACATTTTGTTATAGGCCATGGTCTACTGAAGCTGGATCGGAGCACACATGATacgaaaaaataaatacatgccacCACTAGGATTCGAACATGCacttttcaaaagctctgattgccagccataaactttaccactgagctaccattgctgtcctataaaaggtgtgggaaaatgcctgatattaaGAAGGCCATGGACATATTTAAGAAAaactaaaaccacacaccatataaaaacaccacattttattgaatccctcttatcaagcgggcaatacaagtatgatccatctgttcctctgtagatgacccattgtcacagatgtacagtcatgaaatgacatgaatgagaagcagggcgctcttaccatgtccacatctactggtctggtgtGTCCAGCAGCCCCACGCGCATGTCCTGCCccacatgcatgtcttgtggactgtgcaccgcaggacagacacagtgtcatgtggaatagagctcacgtgggtggcgtgacattcagatcacctgctgcatgttatgatctgacggtccatttcacctaggccagcctgtcaatgtgcacggtgtgtgtgtgctcactgcagcccattgcaacagcgatatatgtttctatgtatttccacaggaggacagcaagcagacacacgcccaTCAcattggacagttgttagttcaaacACAaatccgtccaaacacggtacgtgtcccccagctgggacatccagaaccacagatctccacagccgctcctgtcggtggacacaccccctgtaagttcagcacacacacacaccaatgtgtcactgtgtctgtttgcaaagccacacttgtggggcacttcgacaaatttcacatccagctcaacagtgatcatctgctgactgctaatagtgtgaatggccacacattttctaagtgccatgggaACTGtgttaaatgttcgtgtgtgtcacctggaatttggccgacacctgctcaatgggctctcacagggcacactctgtctttcagccgttgttgtgtgcaaatagttgtagcaacaggtgtatgaggcgttggaggcagctatgttTTTTAGTTGCACCataccatgcagtagagaacagagcgcacttccacagaggcagaaaatagcactgaattggtgcagcatggcacacgtgactgtgtgcacacattaaaacgcgaacacatgcagctgcaagtatgaacgaacactgaaaaaggctgagtatgcgcgtatttcgggcatatttaaatgaaacacaacgccacaatgagcagctctatgaatacgccactgtgacaggagtTTAAGTGTGAAAGCTTCTCAGTGAAGGCACTCCAAAAacaacagtcaacttcatagaagtagaagtttgtgatgtgacctttgtgtaatagcagacagaaattgctttgagatgaagcccAACAAAAcagatagaccattttgtatttattgttcaaaatgtgcatttgtgtttattgttagaacctttatattgtaaattcttttgtacaagatcccaaactacctttataaagtgtcaaaatagttctttattatagtttgcggtgtgttttgaataaatgtgtgtgaaaattaatttccgctttattttttcctttcttatttctgattgtaaacctttatttcacttataaaacaccactatatatattctgaaagtacaggttgtcctgaaaagagacataccacttgattgtgggatgcagggtgagcttttaacagcaataataatagcaTTTATGCCagacaagtgaactgtccaaacaaatgccctcagaccccagagggttaacacaggaacctaaagacttgaaggccgaggacccagagacatgaatgtcactgttgagATATGCAAATTtctgcaagttcaacactttgatCCCATACACTCTAAATATCTCCACAAtagtaatcatcatcatcataatagtattttggcttatccacttTTTCATTGgggaggggtgggcaacttgttccagaaagggctaagagggtgcaggttttctttgcagccactgattccaccaggtaatttcactgatttaACTGATACCATGTGCTCaatgtgatattaatcagtgaaaacatgattttaataactttaatgattttcattattgttattattgtgttAGTATTTGTTTATAATTTCTTGATAGCTGCATTTCCAGGTGTtttactgatgatgatgatgacgcatTGTTGTGGACTCCGGGTGGCACTAACTCAATAGCGTTATGTTGATAGAAataattttattactgctgtGAGAGGGTTGACATCAAATATAGAGTAAACACATGATTGAGAGCTGTCTAGATTAAAGGGAATAATATTAACAAAAATCTGATTCACTTTACTTCATCGAATCTAGTTCCCTTTTTTTACACTGCGTTGGTCCAGATTAAAAGAAAATGATTAAAATAGTAATTTTACTCATATTTTTACATTGTTCTTTATTTACCTGTACTTTTCCTTTTCGGGTTGTTTTTCCATTTATGTCCTAAATTATGTATCCCGCCCCCTGTAAGCGATGTGTGATCAGCACCGCGGACAGCTCCAGACGAGCGCTGCGTCAGGACGCATGAAGACGCACCAAGCAGCGCGCGGCAACCTGACCAGCAGAGATCAAATAAAGCCACTTTTGCTGTCTTAATCTGTGTTGCTTTGGATTCAATAATGTCACATACGAGCTAAGGTTGGAGTAAGATCCTAAATTCCAAAGATTCGCTTTCTTCAGAAGGGAAGCTTTTTTGCACACGTCTGGAGAAATGGCTGCGGATACCGTTGAAGACTCAGCGGGCATCATCGACGCCGCGTCCTTAAACTGTGTTTTCAACACGACTAACGGCTCGCACCTGCAGGCAGAGTTGGATAAAAGTGATCCCGGAGGAGACGGAGCGACCGCGCTCAGGATTACCATCTCTGTGGTCTACTCTCTGGTGTGCGCGCTCGGGCTGGTGGGAAATTTACTGGTTCTCTACCTGATGAAGTGCAAACAGACGTGGAAAAAGTCATCCATCAACCTTTTTGTAACTAGTTTGGCAGTGACGGACTTCCAGTTCGTACTGACGCTGCCGTTCTGGGCTGTGGAGAACGCGCTGGATTTCACCTGGCTCTTCGGTAAAGCCATGTGCAAGATCGTTTCGTACGTAACGGCCATGAACATGTACGCCAGCGTGTTTTTCCTCACCGCCATGAGCGTGACGAGGTACTGCTCTTTGGCCTCTGCGCTCAAGGGCAGGAGGCGGCGGCCGCACTGCTGCGCCGCGCGGTGCGTAACCGCCTTCATCTGGTGCGCCGCGGTGTCTGCCGCTCTGCCGCATGCGGTGTTCTCCACCACCGTTACCGTGTCCAACGAGGATCTGTGCCTCGTCAAATTCCCGGACGCCAACGGCGACGCGCAGTTCTGGCTGGGACTCTACCACTGTCAGAAAGTGCTCGTGGGTTTTGTGGTACCCCTGTGCGTCATCTCAGTCTGTTACCTGCTGCTTTTGCGCTCCATCGCCTCCAAAACCAACAGGTCGAGCGCCAAAAGGCGCGCCAAGGTCACCAAGTGTGTCACCATCGTGGTGCTGTCCTTTTTCCTGTGCTGGCTGCCCAACCAGGCGCTGACTGCGTGGGGCATCCTCATCAAACTCAATGTAGTCCACTTCACCTATGAGTACTACACCACGCAGGCGTACGTTTTCCCCGTGTCCGTGTGCCTGGCGCACTCCAACAGCTGCCTAAACCCGCTCCTGTACTGCCTGATGAGACGGGAATTCAGGAAGGCGCTGAAAAAACTCTTCTGGAGGATGTCTTCTCCGACCACCTTGAGGCCGCTCACATCCACCTCGAAGCCGGAGGTGAAAGAGCAGAGGCGCGTCGTGATCCCGCTGTGCGCCCCCGAGGAGGCAGCGGTGGTGTTTTATCCGCCGGGTGCAGCCATTTACAACGACAGGCTGGAGCTGCCCACCAACAGCACTTAGTCCATTTAAACTGccaggatttttatttttcattcatttatccATTTACTATACCGCCAGTTaagagtcacagggggctggagcctatcaccaaCAGATATaagcgaggtacaccctggacaggatcgcAGGGCCCCTGTTCAAGTACTAAGCACTGTAGGTCGGACCGTTCCAAAATTGGACTACCACCTGTTCTCAATTCAGTAAAGGCTAAGGAATCATATTGCCACTGAAATATGGCACCATACAAGATTTCATTTGGTCAtgttacaaaaacacaacagaattttttttttttttttttttgcttttactcGTACATGAAAAAGATGTGGTTATCAACTGTGGTTAtcagaataattctgtaaaaaacaaaaaacaaaaaaaaaaacaacaaaacaaacaaacagaaaattcCATTGATTTTACATAAAAAGATGTCAGCAACTGTGGTTTGTCAGAATAATTCTTTTTAAAAATCCATtgattttacataaaaaaaaagacgTCAGGAACTGTGGTCGtcagaataattctgtaaaaaaaaaaaaaaaaaaaaaatcattgattttACATAAAAAGATGCCAGTGGTTGtcagaataattctgtaaaacaaacaaaaaaaataaattccattGATTTTACATAAAAAATATGTCAGCAACTGTGGTTGTCAGaataattttataaaaaaaaaaaaaaaaaaaaaaaaatccattgatTTTACATAAAAAAGATGCCAGGAACTGTGGGTGtcagaataattctgtaaaaaaaaaaaccaacagaaAATTACATTGATTTTTACATAAAGATGCCAGCAACTGTAGTTGTCAGAATAATTctgaaaaaaaagtaaaattatgTAAATTTCTTTACATAGTAAATTGTACAGTATAAAACCATTGTTGTTGGGCTTTCTGTTGCCCCCATTAGTTtagggtcactacagcagatccagTATAGACCTGAACtgagatttggcacaagttttacactagaTGTCCTTCCCAATGCAACTCCAGTAATCATACACATCCCCTGGTCGGTCCAAACCAACTTCTGAGACCTGActggatcaggctcacacagagagACTAATTGCAGCAAACTGTTGCAATTTgcaaaaatatattaataaatgaTGGCTGTGGTACATGCAGACTTCAACCAGCCATATTGTGATTGCTAAGGAAGCACACACTAACTTCTACCATTCTGTCACATGGTGTGTATTaatttgaaaatgtaatgaaTTGCAGAATCCATTTTATTGATATATAGCTTACTCAGTTCAaaacagacttttttcagaaattctTATATTAACACGATTTATacaaataaagtaaaaatatattaatatggcaatatgatagatcaatcaatcaatcaatttttttatatagcgccaaatcacaacaaacagttgccccaaggcgctttatattgtaaggcaaggccatacaataattatgtaaaaccccaacggtcaaaacgaccccctgtgagcaagcacttggctacagtgggaaggaaaaactcccttttaacaggaagaaacctccagcagaaccaggctcagggaggggcagtcttctgctggactggttggggctgagggagagaaccaggaaaaagacatgctgtggaggggagcagaatgcagagtggtgcatacagagcaaaaagagaaagaaacagtgcatcatgggaaccccccagcagtctacgtctatagcagcataactaagggatggttcagggtcacctgatccagccctaactataagctttagcaaaaaggaaagttttaagcctaatcttaaaagtagagagggtgtctgtctccctgatctgaactgggagctggttccacaggagaggagcctgaaagctgaaggctctgcctcccattctactcttacaaaccctaggaactacaagtaagcctgcagtctgagagcgaagcgctctattggggtgatatggtactacgaggtccctaagataagatgggacctgattattcaaaaccttataagtaagaagaagaattttaaattctattctagaattaacaggaagccaatgaagagaggccaatatgggtgagatatgctctctccttctagtccccgtcagtactctagctgcagcattttgaattaactgaaggctttttagggaacttttaggacaacctgataataatgaattacaatagtccagcctagaggaaataaatgcatgaattagtttttcagcatcactctgagacaagacctttctgattttagagatattgcgtaaatgcaaaaaagcagtcctacatatttgtttaatatgcgctttgaatgacatatcctgatcaaaaatgactccaagatttctcacagtattactagaggtcagggtaatgccatccagagtaaggatctggttagacaccatgtttctaagatttgtggggccaagtacaataacttcagttttatctgagtttaaaagcaggaaattagaggtcatccatgtctttatgtctgtaagacaatcctgcagtttagctaattggtgtgtgtcctctggcttcatggatagataaagctgggtatcatctgcgtaacaatgaaaatttaagcaataccgtctaataatactgcctaagggaagcatgtataaagtgaataaaattggtcctagcacagaaccttgtggaactccataattaactttagtctgtgaagaagattccccatttacatgaacaaattgtaatctattagacaaatatgattcaaaccaccgcagcgcagtgcctttaatacctatggtatgctttaatctctgtaattaaattttatggtcaacagtatcaaaagcagcactgaggtctaacagaacaagcacagagatgagtccactgtctgaggccataagaagatcatttgtaaccttcactaatgctgtttctgtactatgatgaattctaaaacctgactgaaactcttcaaatagaccattcctctgcagatgatcagttagctgttttacaactaccctttcaagaatttttgagagaaaaggaaggttggagattggcctataattagctaagatagctgggtcaagtgatggctttttaagtaatggtttaattactgccaccttaaaagcctgtggtacatagccaactaacaaagatagattgatcatatttaagatcgaagcattaaataatggtagggcttccttgagcagcctggcaggaatggggtctaataaacatgttgatggtttggatgaagtaactaatgaaaataactcagacagaacaatcggagaggaagagtctaaccaaataccggcatcactgaaagcagccaaagataacgatacgtctttgggatggttatgagtaattttttctctaatagttaaaattttgttagcaaagaaagtcatgaagtcattactagttaaagttaatggaatactcagctcaatagagctctgactctttgtcagcctggctacagtgctgaaaagaaacctggggttgttcttattttcttcaattagtgatgagtagaaagatgtcctagctttacggagggcttttttatagagcaacagactctttttccaggctaagtgaagatcttctaaattagtgagatgccatttcctctccaacttacgggttatctgctttaagctacgagtttgtgagttataccacggagtcaggcacttctgatttaaagctctcttttttagaggagctacagcatccaaagttgtcttcaatgaggatgtaaaactattgacgagatactctatctcacttacagagtttaggtagctactctgcactgtgttggtatatggcattagagaacataaagaaggaatcatatccttaaacctagttacagcgctttctgaaagacttctagtgtaatgaaacttattccccactgctgggtagtccatcagagtaaatgtaaatgttattaagaaatgatcagacagaagggagttttcagggaatactgttaagtcttcaatttccataccataagtcagaacaagatctaagatttgattaaagtggtgggtggactcatttactttttgagcaaagccaatagagtctaataatagattaaatgcagtgttgaggctgtcattctcagcatctgtgtggatgttaaaatcgcccactataattatcttatctgagctaagcactaagtcagacaaaaggtctgaaaattcacagagaaactcacagtaacgaccaggtggacgatagataataacaaataaaactgttttttgggacttccaatttggatggacaagactaagagtcaagctttcaaatgaattaaagctctgtctgggtttttgattaattaataagctggaatggaagattgctgctaatcctccgccccggcccgtgctacgagcattctgacagttagtgtgactcgtgggtgttgactcatttaaactaacatattcatcctgctgtaaccaggtttctgtaaggcagaataaatcaatatgttgatcaattattatatcatttaccaacagggacttagaagagagagacctaatgtttaatagaccacatttaactgttttagtctgtggtgcagttgaaggtgctatattattttttctttttgaatttttatgcttaaatagatttttgttggttattggtggtctgggagcaggcaccgtctctatggggatggggtaatgaggggatggcagggggagagaagctgcagagaggtgtgtaagactacaactctgcttcctggtcccaaccctggatagtcacggtttggaggatttaagaaaattggccagatttctagaaatgagagccgctccatccaaagtgggatggatgccgtctctcctaacaagaccaggttttccccagaagctttgccaattatctatgaagcccacctcattttttggacaccactcagacagccagcaattcaaggagaacatgcggctaaacatgtcactcccggtccgattggggaggggcccagagaaaactacagagtccgacatagaTATGATAgataactagagcaccgcgctcacagagcacaaacctccgccattagtttccaattccacaaaatattaccttggaaaatttttcaatgtcaaagtccattagtgtcttttcataagctaaattagatgtgatcaaatgtcaggagtatgtacttgtatttagttcatgcacttgaaaaggtttttttttatttgcggggttgtcatttttttttaactttttcagtttctaaattctttttcagatcattttcacagaaaatTGGTTATCTCATCTAtaatttgttgttgctttttggcacttggtttctgactgataactggaagacaaacaggcataaaattggagcctccgtccaattttggtggtgtaggtaaatccataacagaaaaatgagtgactgagtcacttttaatttaattttatttattttattttaattttcaatattacatgaaaatgtccacaaaatctacaatccggatcagatcataATCAAACATTGTCAGacaatagtgagtgtcagtctgcacctcactttcaaatatgagactgattggggcacgtttgattagaatataatgtaaaatatacattaaatggggtttcaatgttaaaattaaaagGGCTAAAAAATGTGTAATCTGGATCCgactgtcagttgataaaggatgccattaaacataacgttgtcaaatatgaaagaaattcaatcttttttgacagttgtgaatttttgaaaattcgttcaatgttaaaagaTAAGGAttgttcctgactttgacctttgatatATGACGTTGAAAATCGAATAATTTCTTgcgtatcaggatatgaatcctctgtaaaaaatttcataatgcatgaaaaattgtgggctccaggctcttcacaaacaaacaaacaaacaaacaaacaaacagaggtgaAAACATAAGGTGGTTACCTtatattttcagagtagttcAACACAGTGGCCCAAATCATCTCTCAAGTGAAGGTTCAAAGCTGCCTGAGGTCCATTTTCCTTACACAGTTGAAGTTGTGTTCaaaaaaccatcaacatgtggatcctatGCCAAACCTTATGTTTAGCAGAATGGGAGCAGCACAGTAAAAGATCATAAAATGGGAAATAATCAGTTTCCAAACAACGTGGTAATATAATGTTCATTTTGCAAGAAAAAAATGTTGGCAAACCATAGACTGTTTTGTAAATTGCAACAGCTTTATACTGTAAAATCTACAAATTGTTCTGTAAAGGTATTTACTTATTTTGactattttaatgtattttttatttatttgttaaagaAAACAAGGCTATTACAATGATGTAATAGCCTTGTATGGAATTGAGGCGGTGGTCCAGTTTCAGAACCGGTCCAGTATAGGTTCACTTCATATATAATTTTCACTATTGCCATGTTTCAATCATTTCAAAATATTAAATTTTTCTAAATCAGTTGGTTCACCATATACTCAAAATTAAGTGTTTTGAATGTTTCTATGTTATCAATCATTTTGTAAAA is a window of Thalassophryne amazonica chromosome 17, fThaAma1.1, whole genome shotgun sequence DNA encoding:
- the rxfp3 gene encoding relaxin-3 receptor 1; its protein translation is MVTARQKAEAWFNRQAQVKREEAIRGKDKLNIVNKARSKIWQAKKQGKGELGTKAKSQGVILNSTLSIQCHINNITQSACFHLHNTNCLHPSLSPHTTSILVQSSTSPLDCCSSLFFGLCYKYLHKFQLLQNSAACIITTTTSIHHITFVLQQLHWLPVKFRIEFKIHLLTFKAIYNLAPPYLIDLLCVVTPSHTLRSSSSIHLTVPLTTMGREAFLHTSGEMAADTVEDSAGIIDAASLNCVFNTTNGSHLQAELDKSDPGGDGATALRITISVVYSLVCALGLVGNLLVLYLMKCKQTWKKSSINLFVTSLAVTDFQFVLTLPFWAVENALDFTWLFGKAMCKIVSYVTAMNMYASVFFLTAMSVTRYCSLASALKGRRRRPHCCAARCVTAFIWCAAVSAALPHAVFSTTVTVSNEDLCLVKFPDANGDAQFWLGLYHCQKVLVGFVVPLCVISVCYLLLLRSIASKTNRSSAKRRAKVTKCVTIVVLSFFLCWLPNQALTAWGILIKLNVVHFTYEYYTTQAYVFPVSVCLAHSNSCLNPLLYCLMRREFRKALKKLFWRMSSPTTLRPLTSTSKPEVKEQRRVVIPLCAPEEAAVVFYPPGAAIYNDRLELPTNST